The DNA window AGGCCGATCGACCGCAGCACGTCGTTGACCGCGCCGTTGGTCTGCAGCAGCAGCGCCCACGCCGTCCCGACGATCACTTCGGAGATCACGTACGGGACGAAGATCAGCACCCGGATCAGCGACTGGCCGCGCATCTTCTGGTTGAGCAGCAGCGCCAGTCCGACCGCGATCGGGCCCTGCAGCACCAGCGACAGCACCACGACCTGGCCGTTGTGCCACAGCGCGTCGTGGAAGGTGGGGTCCTGCAGGATCGTGACGTAGTTGTCCAGCCCGACGAAGTCGGTCGGCGGCCCGTACCCCTTCCACCGGTAGAAGCCGTAGTACGCGGCCATCACCACCGGGAAGATCACGAAACTGGCGAACATCAGGATCGCCGGGCCGGAGAGCGCCAGGATCTCCAGGCGCTGCTTCCAGCCGATCCCGCGCCGGCGGGGCCGGACCGGAGGCGGCGTCCGCACGCCACCCCCGGCCCGCACCTCGGTGACCGTCACGGTCAGCCCTTCTTGGCCGCGTCGTTCACGGCCTGGATGATCCCGGCGACGTCACCCTTGCCGGCCAGCATGTTCACCACGCCGACGTTGAGCGCGTTGCCGACGTTCTGCCCGTAGATCGTGTCCAGCCAGAGCGAGACGTACGGCGCCTTGTTGTAGGCGTCGAGGACCGCCTTGAGGTAGTCCTCGGTGACCGCGCCCTGCGCCTGCTTGTTCACCGGCAGCGCGTTGTACGCCTTGTAGTACGCCTCCTGCACGTCCTTGGTGAGCAGGTAGTTGAGGAAGTCGCTGCACTCCTTCGGCGCCTGCGCCGAACACGAGTACCCGTCCGTGCCACCCATGATCGCGGCCGGGTCGCCCTGCCCGCCGGGAACCGCGGGGAACGGGAAGAAGCCCAGGTCGGGCAGCGGCTTCTGGTCCTTGGTCAGCGAGGCGATGACGCCCGGGTCCCAGGCGCCCATCAGCTCCATGCTCGCCTTGTGGTTGGCGACCAGACCGGCCGAGCTGCCCGCGCCCTGCTGGGCGGAGGTGGTCAGGAAGCCGTCGTTGAACGGTTTCGTGGCGGCGAAGGCCCGCAGGTCCTCGCCGGCCTTGACCCAGCACGGGTCGCCGAAGTTCTTGTCCTTGGCGGCCGCGTCGAGGGAGGCCTGGTTGCACGAGCGCAGGGCGAAGAAGTAGTACCAGTGGGCGGCCGGCCACGCGTCCTTGGCACCGAGCGCGACGGGCGTGCCGTTGGCCTTGAGCTTGCTGACCGCCTGGTTGAGCTCGTCCATCGTGGCCGGCGGCGTGGTGACGCCTGCCTTCGCGAAGAGGTCCTTGCTGTACCAGAGACCCCCGGGCAGGATCGACACCGGTACGGCGTAGGACTTCCCGTCGATCTGACCCGTCCCGAGCGCCGCGTCGCCGACGGCCTGCTTGGTCTCCGCGGTGATGTCGTTCGTGATGTCCTTGAGCTGTCCCGCCTCGACCATCGCGGCCATCTTGCCGCCGCCGCGCTGCAGGAAGATGTCCGGCGCGGAGCCCGAGTTCAGCGCGGTCTGCAGCTTGCCGTCCAGGTCCTCGTTCTGCACCTGCTGAATCTTGATCTTCACCGTGGGGTGGGCGGTCTGGTAGTCGGCGACCGCCTTGTCCCAGAACGCCGCGCCCGGCCCGGTCGAGGCGTT is part of the Actinoplanes missouriensis 431 genome and encodes:
- a CDS encoding carbohydrate ABC transporter permease; translated protein: MTVTEVRAGGGVRTPPPVRPRRRGIGWKQRLEILALSGPAILMFASFVIFPVVMAAYYGFYRWKGYGPPTDFVGLDNYVTILQDPTFHDALWHNGQVVVLSLVLQGPIAVGLALLLNQKMRGQSLIRVLIFVPYVISEVIVGTAWALLLQTNGAVNDVLRSIGLDGLAQDWLANPSLAIWTLMLILTWKYIGFAVILFLAGMQNIPEELSEAAAVDGATFWQTQWRITLPLLGPTIRIWAFLSIIGALQLFDLVYIIWGQYVASTAGTSTMATYMVVEGRNAANYGYGNAVAVVLFTISMIIALVYQRFVLRRDSEGQA
- a CDS encoding ABC transporter substrate-binding protein; the encoded protein is MFSRRTLAAATVLALSTAGLAACGGGDDDGSDSGGNVTMQLWHNASTGPGAAFWDKAVADYQTAHPTVKIKIQQVQNEDLDGKLQTALNSGSAPDIFLQRGGGKMAAMVEAGQLKDITNDITAETKQAVGDAALGTGQIDGKSYAVPVSILPGGLWYSKDLFAKAGVTTPPATMDELNQAVSKLKANGTPVALGAKDAWPAAHWYYFFALRSCNQASLDAAAKDKNFGDPCWVKAGEDLRAFAATKPFNDGFLTTSAQQGAGSSAGLVANHKASMELMGAWDPGVIASLTKDQKPLPDLGFFPFPAVPGGQGDPAAIMGGTDGYSCSAQAPKECSDFLNYLLTKDVQEAYYKAYNALPVNKQAQGAVTEDYLKAVLDAYNKAPYVSLWLDTIYGQNVGNALNVGVVNMLAGKGDVAGIIQAVNDAAKKG